The Flavobacterium sp. M31R6 nucleotide sequence GGGTTATGGGGAACAACCTTTTGTAGTATTCAAGCATACGGATATTGATCGAACCCATATACATATTGTATCAGTTTGTGTGGATGAAGAAGGCAAAAAGATTTCGGATAAGTTCGAAAAAAGACGATCTATGAATGTATGTCGTGAACTCGAAAGTAAATACGGACTTCTATCAGCTACAGAGAAAGAGCACAAACAAAATGATAATATTTTCCATCCTGTGAATTACCAAATAGGAGATATAAAAAGCCAGATTGCTTCGGTTGTCCGTCACCTAACTAAGTATTATAAGTTCCAGACACTGGGAGAATACAATGCACTGCTTTCCCTTTTTAATATTACTATTGAAAAAGTAGAGGGAGAATTGCAGGGAAAAATTCGCCAAGGCTTATTGTACATTCCTTTAAATGAAAAAGGAGAAAGAGCTGGACATCCGTTCAAGGCTTCCTTATTCGGAAAGAATGCAGGGCTACCGACTTTGGAATTACATTTTGCAAAAAGCAAAGAGGCTTTGAAAGACCACCCGACAAAGCCAACCATTAAAGCTACTGTTACCATTGCCTTGCAATCAACAAGTGATGAGCAGGCTTTTAAAAAGCGATTAGGCGAACAAGGCATTAACGTAGTGGTACGGAGAAATGACACAGGGCGTATTTACGGAATAACTTTTATAGACCATAATTCTAAAGCAATTTGGAACGGTTCACGTTTGGGCAAAGAACTTTCTGCCAATACCTTTAATGATTATTGGAACCATAATATCAAACCCGACATTAAAAAGCCAGTTCAACTACAATCTAA carries:
- the mobB gene encoding conjugal transfer protein MobB, coding for MIAKIGRGSNLYGALAYNQLKVENKNGQILFTNRIIETPNGYYSVAQLSQSFEPYLIANRNTEKPTLHISLNPDPKDNVSDEKFKLIAQEYMQELGYGEQPFVVFKHTDIDRTHIHIVSVCVDEEGKKISDKFEKRRSMNVCRELESKYGLLSATEKEHKQNDNIFHPVNYQIGDIKSQIASVVRHLTKYYKFQTLGEYNALLSLFNITIEKVEGELQGKIRQGLLYIPLNEKGERAGHPFKASLFGKNAGLPTLELHFAKSKEALKDHPTKPTIKATVTIALQSTSDEQAFKKRLGEQGINVVVRRNDTGRIYGITFIDHNSKAIWNGSRLGKELSANTFNDYWNHNIKPDIKKPVQLQSKISKPNDTDLPAEQPHHLFDFLNTSEKHEDGLIETLSALLPEAQGEDYEEQDFANKIKKKRKRKRGQ